In Cytobacillus sp. IB215665, a single window of DNA contains:
- a CDS encoding Hsp20/alpha crystallin family protein translates to MIDFDQFKNLNNLKDQWGHFFGKDFLSGFDSIFNGFQSQAPVNIYQSHNELLVVVSMPGLDKESDVDLYVNKNNQTLEVKGNINLAFKGFDLQEQGIQEGTVEKNIELPFPVIDDRIDASYHNGLLIIHLHKLISKDVKKKIKVHKIED, encoded by the coding sequence ATGATAGATTTTGATCAATTTAAAAACCTTAATAACCTCAAAGATCAATGGGGGCATTTTTTCGGAAAGGACTTTTTAAGTGGGTTTGATTCAATTTTTAATGGCTTTCAATCTCAAGCACCAGTAAATATTTACCAATCTCATAATGAGCTATTAGTCGTGGTCAGTATGCCTGGGCTTGATAAAGAAAGCGATGTTGATCTCTATGTAAATAAAAATAATCAAACATTAGAAGTAAAAGGCAACATAAACTTAGCATTTAAAGGCTTTGATCTACAAGAGCAAGGTATCCAAGAAGGAACTGTAGAAAAAAATATTGAATTACCGTTTCCAGTGATAGATGATCGAATTGACGCAAGCTATCATAACGGACTTCTAATTATTCATTTACACAAACTAATCTCAAAAGATGTAAAGAAAAAAATAAAAGTCCATAAAATAGAAGATTAA
- a CDS encoding NETI motif-containing protein, translated as MNSNKPKKKKFVVDENETISDCLNRMKKEGYSPTRRTEEPVFKEVEKGGNVSVVPSGSTIVFEGKLI; from the coding sequence ATGAATAGTAATAAACCGAAGAAAAAAAAGTTTGTTGTTGATGAAAATGAGACAATAAGTGATTGTCTAAACCGCATGAAAAAGGAAGGATATTCACCAACTAGACGAACGGAAGAACCGGTCTTTAAGGAAGTCGAAAAAGGCGGTAATGTATCAGTTGTCCCTAGTGGGAGTACAATTGTCTTCGAAGGAAAGTTAATTTAG
- the purE gene encoding 5-(carboxyamino)imidazole ribonucleotide mutase yields MKPLVGVIMGSTSDWETMKHACDILEELSIPFEKKVVSAHRTPDLMFDYAESARMRGIKVIIAGAGGAAHLPGMVASKTTLPVIGVPVQSKALNGMDSLLSIVQMPGGVPVATVAIGKAGATNAGLLAGEILSTHLPEVAASLEHRRETIRNNVLESSDMLD; encoded by the coding sequence ATGAAGCCGCTCGTTGGAGTAATCATGGGAAGTACTTCTGATTGGGAAACGATGAAACATGCTTGTGACATACTTGAAGAATTATCAATTCCATTCGAAAAGAAAGTTGTGTCAGCACACCGAACTCCAGATCTAATGTTTGACTATGCAGAATCAGCTAGAATGCGAGGCATTAAGGTTATTATTGCAGGTGCTGGAGGTGCTGCTCACTTACCTGGAATGGTTGCTTCAAAAACAACACTACCAGTTATTGGAGTGCCAGTACAATCTAAAGCTCTTAACGGCATGGATTCGTTGCTTTCAATCGTTCAAATGCCTGGGGGAGTACCAGTAGCAACTGTCGCAATTGGCAAGGCAGGTGCAACAAATGCTGGGCTGTTAGCAGGTGAAATATTAAGTACACATCTTCCTGAGGTCGCAGCCTCATTAGAACATAGACGCGAGACTATTCGAAATAATGTATTAGAAAGTAGTGATATGCTTGATTAA
- the purK gene encoding 5-(carboxyamino)imidazole ribonucleotide synthase translates to MNDCILPGETIGIIGGGQLGRMMAIAAKQMGYNIAVLDPTPNSPCGQVADIEIVGNFDDIDAIKKLAHHSDVVTYEFENIDYDALIWLEQNARLPQGSRLLATTQDRSTEKATIVEAGVGVAPYILVDSEKKLIDALNQLEYPCVLKTCRGGYDGKGQAVIRKDEDISKALPLLDHGPCVLEAWISFEKEISVIVSRSMAGEVKAFPVAENIHVDNILHQSVVPARTTDKIVNEAHQIAINLAETLQMVGTLAVEMFVTKEGKIFINELAPRPHNSGHYTMEACKTSQFEQHIRAICNLPLGETDLLTPVVMMNILGEHVEAVMNNITKFTTCKLHLYGKKEAKVKRKMGHINILADNNEEAIKQANKLNIWPEENDK, encoded by the coding sequence ATTAACGATTGCATATTACCAGGAGAGACGATCGGAATCATTGGTGGTGGACAACTCGGTAGGATGATGGCGATTGCTGCTAAGCAAATGGGGTATAATATTGCTGTATTAGATCCTACGCCGAATTCACCATGTGGTCAAGTCGCTGACATCGAAATCGTTGGTAATTTTGATGATATTGATGCTATTAAGAAGCTAGCACATCATAGTGATGTAGTGACGTATGAATTTGAAAATATAGATTATGATGCTTTAATATGGCTTGAACAGAATGCCCGTTTACCACAAGGTAGTCGTTTATTGGCGACAACTCAAGACCGTTCGACAGAAAAAGCTACCATTGTGGAAGCGGGAGTTGGGGTTGCTCCATATATATTAGTAGATTCTGAAAAGAAATTAATAGATGCATTAAATCAATTAGAATATCCTTGTGTGCTGAAAACATGTCGAGGTGGATATGATGGCAAAGGGCAAGCCGTTATTCGTAAGGATGAAGATATTAGCAAAGCATTACCACTCTTAGACCATGGCCCCTGTGTTTTAGAGGCTTGGATTTCTTTTGAGAAAGAAATATCGGTCATCGTTTCAAGAAGCATGGCGGGGGAAGTAAAGGCATTCCCGGTAGCTGAGAATATTCATGTAGACAATATCTTACATCAATCAGTTGTACCTGCTAGAACTACTGATAAAATAGTTAATGAAGCGCATCAAATAGCAATAAATCTAGCAGAAACATTGCAAATGGTCGGAACATTGGCAGTTGAAATGTTTGTTACAAAAGAAGGCAAAATATTTATAAATGAACTAGCGCCAAGGCCCCATAACTCAGGGCATTATACGATGGAAGCATGTAAAACCTCACAATTTGAGCAGCATATTAGGGCAATATGCAATTTGCCATTAGGAGAAACGGACCTTTTAACACCAGTTGTGATGATGAATATTCTAGGTGAGCATGTAGAAGCTGTGATGAACAATATTACAAAATTCACTACGTGTAAGCTCCATCTATATGGAAAAAAAGAGGCGAAAGTAAAAAGAAAAATGGGTCATATTAACATTTTGGCGGATAATAATGAAGAAGCAATCAAGCAAGCGAATAAGCTAAATATTTGGCCGGAGGAGAATGATAAATGA
- the purB gene encoding adenylosuccinate lyase translates to MIERYTRPEMGAIWTEENRFKAWLEVEILACEAWAELGDIPKEDVKLIRQNASFDINRIHEIEEQTRHDVVAFTRAVSETLGEERKWVHYGLTSTDVVDTALSYLLKQANDLLLKDIENFVAILKQKAQEHKYTVMMGRTHGVHAEPTTFGLKLALWYEEMKRNLDRFKRAADGVRVGKISGAVGTYANIDPFVEKYVCEKLGLEAAPISTQTLQRDRHAEYMAALALIATSIEKFAVEIRGLQKSETREVEEFFAKGQKGSSAMPHKRNPIGSENMTGMARVIRGYMMTAYENVPLWHERDISHSSAERIILPDATIALNYMLNRFGNIVKNLTVFPENMKKNMDRTLGLIYSQRVLLALIDTGMTREEAYDIVQPKAMEAWETQVPFRQLIESTDMITSRLTNEQINECFDYNYHIKNVDAIFNRLNL, encoded by the coding sequence ATGATTGAACGTTATACTCGCCCTGAAATGGGAGCAATTTGGACAGAAGAAAATCGCTTTAAAGCATGGTTAGAGGTCGAAATTTTAGCTTGTGAAGCATGGGCAGAGCTAGGAGATATTCCAAAAGAGGATGTAAAGCTCATTCGACAAAATGCTTCGTTTGATATTAATCGTATTCATGAAATAGAGGAACAAACTAGACATGATGTTGTAGCCTTCACTCGTGCTGTTTCAGAAACATTAGGTGAAGAGCGTAAATGGGTGCATTATGGCTTAACATCTACTGATGTTGTCGACACAGCACTTTCTTATTTATTGAAACAAGCAAATGACCTTCTTCTAAAAGATATTGAAAACTTTGTTGCCATTTTAAAACAAAAAGCTCAGGAGCATAAATATACGGTCATGATGGGACGTACTCACGGTGTACATGCCGAGCCAACAACATTTGGTTTAAAGCTTGCATTATGGTATGAGGAAATGAAACGTAATCTTGACCGTTTTAAAAGGGCTGCAGATGGTGTTAGAGTAGGAAAAATATCAGGAGCAGTAGGAACGTATGCTAATATCGATCCATTTGTAGAAAAGTATGTATGTGAAAAATTAGGCTTAGAGGCAGCTCCTATTTCTACGCAAACATTGCAACGTGATCGCCATGCGGAGTATATGGCAGCTCTTGCTTTAATTGCTACATCAATCGAAAAATTTGCTGTGGAAATTCGTGGTCTTCAAAAAAGTGAAACACGCGAAGTGGAAGAATTCTTTGCCAAAGGTCAAAAGGGATCGTCAGCAATGCCGCATAAACGTAATCCTATTGGGTCAGAAAATATGACTGGTATGGCAAGGGTCATTCGAGGCTATATGATGACAGCATATGAGAATGTCCCATTATGGCATGAGAGAGATATATCTCATTCTTCAGCAGAAAGAATTATTTTACCAGATGCGACAATAGCTCTAAATTATATGCTTAACCGTTTCGGTAACATTGTTAAAAACCTTACTGTTTTTCCAGAGAATATGAAGAAAAATATGGATCGTACACTAGGTTTAATCTATTCCCAACGAGTTTTATTAGCACTTATTGATACAGGGATGACCCGAGAAGAAGCATATGATATTGTTCAACCAAAAGCGATGGAAGCTTGGGAAACACAAGTACCTTTCCGTCAGCTGATTGAGTCAACTGATATGATTACTTCGCGCTTAACTAATGAGCAAATTAATGAATGCTTCGATTATAACTACCATATAAAAAATGTAGATGCAATCTTTAATCGTTTAAATCTTTAA
- the purC gene encoding phosphoribosylaminoimidazolesuccinocarboxamide synthase, which yields MEKLAMLYEGKAKKIYRTNDPNVVWVEYKDSATAYNGEKKAQIFGKGRLNNEITSLLFEKLHRSNIENHFIKKVSETEQLVKKVTIIPLEVVVRNLVAGSLAKRLGIEEGTPIKQPVVEFYYKDDDLGDPLITEDHIAILQVATNEQVLHLKKVALEINRILAEHFHGCGVRLVDFKLEFGITEEGAIILADEVSPDTCRLWDMETNERFDKDVFRRDLGQLTDAYEEILKRLGGSQHV from the coding sequence ATGGAAAAATTAGCAATGCTATATGAGGGAAAAGCAAAAAAAATATATCGTACAAATGATCCAAACGTTGTGTGGGTAGAGTACAAAGATAGTGCAACCGCTTATAACGGTGAAAAAAAAGCACAGATATTTGGTAAAGGGCGACTTAATAATGAAATTACAAGCTTGCTATTTGAAAAGTTGCATCGCTCAAATATTGAAAATCATTTTATTAAAAAGGTGTCAGAAACTGAGCAGCTTGTAAAGAAAGTTACAATTATTCCTCTTGAAGTTGTTGTGCGTAATTTAGTTGCTGGGAGCCTTGCTAAACGCCTAGGGATTGAAGAAGGTACACCTATAAAACAACCTGTTGTTGAATTTTATTACAAAGATGATGATTTAGGTGACCCACTTATTACTGAAGACCATATTGCAATATTGCAAGTGGCAACAAATGAGCAAGTCTTACACTTGAAAAAAGTAGCATTAGAAATTAATAGAATATTAGCAGAACATTTTCATGGATGTGGTGTTCGTTTAGTAGATTTTAAACTTGAATTTGGAATCACTGAAGAAGGTGCGATCATTTTAGCAGATGAAGTTTCTCCAGATACGTGCCGTTTATGGGATATGGAAACGAATGAGAGATTTGATAAAGATGTTTTTCGTAGAGATTTAGGTCAGCTTACAGATGCTTATGAAGAAATACTAAAACGCTTAGGGGGCTCACAACATGTTTAA
- the purS gene encoding phosphoribosylformylglycinamidine synthase subunit PurS, with protein MFKVKVFVTLRESVLDPQGSAVKNSLHSLSYKEVEDVRIGKYMELQIDKTDRDIDEIVQEMCEKLLANTVIEDYRYEVEEVISQ; from the coding sequence ATGTTTAAAGTGAAAGTGTTTGTTACGTTACGAGAGAGTGTATTGGATCCACAAGGGAGTGCGGTGAAAAACTCACTTCATAGCTTGTCATATAAAGAAGTTGAAGATGTCCGTATCGGTAAATATATGGAGTTACAAATCGACAAAACTGATCGAGATATTGATGAGATCGTTCAAGAAATGTGTGAGAAATTATTAGCAAATACTGTTATAGAAGATTACCGTTATGAAGTTGAGGAGGTCATCTCACAGTGA
- the purQ gene encoding phosphoribosylformylglycinamidine synthase subunit PurQ — protein MKFAVIVFPGSNCDVDMYHAIKDSLGAEVEYVWHDAVDIAHFDGILLPGGFSYGDYLRSGAIARFSKVMTEIKKAADMGKPILGVCNGFQILLEANLLPGAMRHNNSLKFICRPVELTVENNETMFTSSYEQGEVITIPIAHGEGNYYCDEETLNRLKENKQIVFKYSSENPNGSLEDIAGIVNEKGNVLGMMPHPERAVEDLLGSADGLKLFQSIVKNWRETHVVTS, from the coding sequence GTGAAATTTGCCGTAATTGTATTTCCAGGATCTAACTGTGATGTAGATATGTATCATGCGATCAAAGATAGTCTAGGCGCAGAGGTAGAATATGTATGGCATGATGCTGTTGATATAGCTCATTTTGATGGAATCCTACTTCCAGGTGGATTCTCTTATGGAGATTATCTACGTAGTGGAGCAATTGCTCGCTTCTCAAAGGTCATGACAGAAATCAAAAAAGCAGCAGATATGGGGAAACCTATTTTAGGAGTTTGTAATGGCTTTCAAATTTTATTAGAGGCAAATCTACTACCTGGAGCAATGAGACATAATAACAGTTTAAAATTTATTTGCCGACCTGTGGAACTTACTGTTGAAAATAACGAAACGATGTTTACATCTAGCTATGAGCAAGGTGAAGTAATTACCATTCCTATAGCTCACGGAGAAGGAAACTATTATTGTGATGAAGAAACATTGAACAGACTGAAAGAAAACAAGCAAATTGTATTTAAATATAGCTCTGAAAATCCTAATGGTAGTTTAGAAGATATAGCTGGCATTGTGAATGAGAAGGGGAATGTACTTGGTATGATGCCACACCCTGAGCGAGCTGTTGAAGATTTATTAGGTAGTGCTGATGGCTTAAAGCTGTTTCAATCGATAGTGAAAAATTGGAGGGAAACTCATGTCGTTACTTCTTGA
- the purL gene encoding phosphoribosylformylglycinamidine synthase subunit PurL — MSLLLEPSPQQIKDEKIYREMGLSDEEFATIEGILNRLPNYTETGLFSVMWSEHCSYKNSKPVLSKFPTSGEKVLQGPGEGAGIVDIGDNQAVVFKIESHNHPSAIEPYQGAATGVGGIIRDVFSMGARPIALLNSLRFGELVTPRMKYLFEEVVAGIAGYGNCVGIPTVGGEIQFEPSYDGNPLVNAMCVGLIDHGDIQKGQAKGIGNTVMYVGAKTGRDGIHGATFASEELSEQSEEKRPAVQVGDPFMEKLLLEACLELVKCDALVGIQDMGAAGLTSSSAEMASKAGSGIEMNLDLVPQRETGMTGYEMMLSESQERMLIVVEKGREQEIQQIVVKYGLDAVAVGKVTDDKMLRLYHKGDVIADVPVDALAEDAPVYHKPSTEPSYYQQFQEMAVEIPKVNDYKETLLQLLSQPTIASKEWVYDQYDYMVRTNTAVSPGSDAAVVRVRGTNKALAMTTDCNSRYLYLDPEVGGKIAVSEAARNIVCSGAEPLAITDCLNFGNPEKPEIFWQVEKAVDGMSVACETLKTPVIGGNVSLYNETNGTAIYPTPVVGMVGLIKDLDHITTQHFKAEGDLIYVIGESKEEFGGSELQKLTEGRIFGKAPELNLDVEQTRQKQLLTAIQSGVIQSAHDIAEGGFAVAIAECLFGTEGLGCNVKISGDAVTSLFSETQSRFIVTVKKENQQAFEQLVQATLIGEVSAEPMLIIDNEQGEDLIHISVEEAENAWKGAIPCLLK; from the coding sequence ATGTCGTTACTTCTTGAACCAAGTCCACAACAGATAAAAGATGAAAAAATATACAGAGAAATGGGATTAAGTGATGAAGAGTTTGCTACAATAGAAGGCATTTTAAACCGTCTTCCTAACTATACTGAAACGGGTTTATTTTCAGTTATGTGGTCAGAGCATTGTAGTTATAAAAACTCTAAGCCAGTACTTAGCAAATTTCCGACAAGCGGTGAAAAAGTGCTACAAGGTCCTGGTGAAGGGGCAGGTATTGTTGATATCGGTGACAATCAAGCTGTCGTTTTTAAAATCGAAAGTCATAATCACCCATCCGCTATTGAGCCGTACCAAGGAGCTGCAACAGGTGTAGGTGGAATTATACGGGATGTTTTTTCAATGGGAGCTCGTCCAATAGCTTTATTAAACTCTCTACGTTTTGGTGAATTGGTTACTCCACGTATGAAATATTTATTTGAAGAAGTAGTTGCAGGAATCGCTGGTTACGGAAACTGTGTCGGCATACCGACAGTAGGTGGAGAAATCCAATTTGAACCATCTTATGACGGAAACCCGCTTGTTAACGCGATGTGTGTCGGTTTAATTGATCATGGGGATATTCAAAAAGGGCAAGCAAAAGGGATCGGAAATACAGTCATGTATGTTGGTGCCAAAACAGGGCGCGATGGGATCCACGGAGCGACATTTGCGTCAGAGGAGTTATCAGAACAATCGGAAGAAAAACGTCCTGCCGTGCAAGTTGGTGACCCTTTTATGGAGAAGCTATTGCTTGAAGCATGCCTCGAACTTGTAAAATGTGATGCATTAGTAGGTATTCAGGATATGGGAGCTGCAGGTTTAACAAGCTCTTCAGCAGAGATGGCAAGTAAAGCTGGTTCAGGAATTGAAATGAATTTAGATTTAGTTCCTCAACGCGAAACAGGTATGACTGGTTATGAGATGATGCTTTCAGAGTCACAGGAACGGATGTTAATTGTTGTTGAAAAAGGTAGAGAGCAAGAGATACAGCAAATTGTAGTAAAATATGGCCTTGATGCTGTAGCAGTTGGAAAAGTAACTGATGATAAAATGCTCCGTCTTTATCACAAAGGTGATGTTATCGCAGATGTGCCAGTTGATGCTTTGGCAGAAGATGCGCCAGTTTATCATAAGCCTTCTACAGAACCTTCGTATTATCAACAATTTCAGGAGATGGCTGTAGAAATTCCTAAAGTAAATGACTATAAAGAAACGTTATTGCAATTACTATCACAGCCGACAATTGCAAGTAAAGAATGGGTATATGACCAATATGATTATATGGTACGTACGAATACAGCCGTATCCCCAGGGTCAGATGCAGCGGTCGTACGAGTTCGTGGAACTAACAAAGCGTTAGCAATGACAACAGATTGTAATTCTCGTTACCTATATCTAGATCCAGAGGTTGGCGGCAAAATTGCGGTGAGTGAAGCTGCAAGAAACATCGTCTGTTCTGGTGCGGAGCCACTTGCAATTACAGACTGCTTAAACTTCGGGAATCCAGAGAAACCTGAAATTTTCTGGCAGGTTGAAAAAGCAGTAGACGGTATGAGTGTTGCTTGTGAAACTTTGAAGACACCAGTCATTGGTGGAAATGTATCTTTATACAATGAGACAAACGGAACGGCAATTTATCCGACTCCAGTTGTAGGAATGGTGGGCTTAATCAAAGATTTAGATCATATTACGACACAGCACTTTAAAGCTGAAGGTGATTTAATTTATGTAATTGGTGAATCCAAGGAAGAATTTGGAGGAAGTGAATTACAAAAGTTAACCGAAGGTCGTATTTTTGGTAAGGCACCTGAATTGAATTTAGACGTTGAACAAACTCGTCAAAAACAGCTGCTAACTGCTATTCAAAGTGGTGTTATACAATCTGCACATGACATTGCTGAAGGCGGATTTGCTGTAGCTATTGCAGAATGCTTATTTGGTACTGAAGGTTTAGGGTGTAACGTTAAGATAAGTGGAGATGCAGTCACTTCATTATTTAGTGAAACACAATCTCGATTTATTGTGACAGTGAAAAAAGAAAATCAACAAGCGTTTGAACAGCTTGTTCAAGCCACTTTAATTGGTGAAGTAAGCGCAGAACCAATGTTAATAATCGACAACGAGCAGGGTGAAGATTTGATCCATATTTCGGTAGAAGAAGCTGAAAATGCTTGGAAAGGAGCTATTCCATGCTTGCTGAAATAA
- the purF gene encoding amidophosphoribosyltransferase, whose translation MLAEIKGLNEECGLFGIWGHKDASQITYYGLHSLQHRGQEGAGIVVSDGKKLKGVRGEGLVAEVFSGGKLTEIQGSAAIGHVRYATAGGSGIENVQPLLFHSQKGSLAMAHNGNLVNAMALKHQLESQGSIFQTTSDTEVLAHLIKRSGFSTFKERVKNALSMLKGAYAFLIMDETQMMVALDPNGLRPLSIGKLGDAYVVASETCAFDVVGATYERDVEPGELLIIDETGIHSERFTVTMNRAICSMEYIYFSRPDSNIDGINIHTARKSLGKKLAYEAPIDADVVTGVPDSSISAAIGYAEASGIPYELGLIKNRYVGRTFIQPSQALREQGVKMKLSPVRGVVEGKRVVMVDDSIVRGTTSRRIVTMLRDAGAKEVHVRISSPPIKNPCFYGIDTSTHEELIASSHSVEEIRKIIGADSISFLSEEGLVSAIGRPYEGEYRGQCMACFTGKYPTEIYPDTVLPHEKVLT comes from the coding sequence ATGCTTGCTGAAATAAAAGGCTTGAATGAAGAGTGTGGGTTATTCGGTATTTGGGGTCATAAGGATGCGTCACAAATTACGTATTACGGCTTACACAGTCTTCAACACCGAGGACAAGAAGGAGCTGGGATCGTAGTAAGTGATGGGAAAAAATTAAAAGGTGTCAGAGGTGAAGGCCTTGTAGCAGAAGTTTTCAGTGGCGGGAAATTAACTGAAATTCAAGGCTCTGCTGCAATAGGTCACGTTCGTTATGCCACAGCAGGTGGGAGTGGGATTGAAAATGTTCAGCCCCTATTATTCCATTCGCAAAAAGGGAGCTTGGCTATGGCTCATAACGGTAACCTTGTTAATGCAATGGCTCTTAAACATCAATTGGAGAGTCAAGGTAGTATTTTTCAAACAACTTCAGATACTGAAGTATTAGCTCACCTTATTAAGAGAAGCGGCTTCTCTACCTTTAAGGAACGAGTGAAAAATGCCTTATCCATGTTAAAGGGTGCGTATGCCTTTTTAATTATGGATGAAACTCAAATGATGGTTGCACTTGATCCGAATGGTTTACGACCATTATCAATTGGGAAATTAGGAGATGCTTACGTTGTAGCTTCAGAAACATGTGCATTCGATGTAGTTGGGGCTACCTATGAACGTGATGTAGAGCCAGGGGAGCTACTCATTATTGATGAAACAGGCATTCATTCCGAAAGGTTTACAGTGACGATGAATCGAGCAATTTGTAGTATGGAATATATTTATTTTTCAAGACCTGATAGTAATATTGATGGAATTAATATTCATACTGCAAGAAAAAGCCTTGGGAAAAAATTAGCATATGAAGCACCTATTGATGCAGATGTTGTTACAGGGGTTCCGGATTCAAGTATTTCGGCAGCAATAGGCTACGCTGAAGCGTCTGGTATACCTTATGAGTTAGGTTTAATTAAAAATCGTTATGTTGGAAGGACGTTTATTCAGCCATCACAAGCTTTACGCGAACAAGGCGTAAAAATGAAGCTCTCTCCGGTACGGGGTGTTGTAGAGGGGAAAAGAGTTGTAATGGTTGATGATTCCATTGTTCGTGGCACAACGAGCCGCCGTATCGTGACAATGTTAAGGGATGCAGGTGCAAAAGAGGTTCACGTTAGAATCAGTTCACCTCCAATTAAAAACCCTTGCTTTTATGGTATTGATACATCGACACATGAGGAATTAATTGCATCCTCACATTCAGTTGAGGAAATACGGAAGATTATAGGGGCAGATTCAATTTCATTTTTAAGTGAAGAAGGACTTGTGTCAGCGATTGGAAGACCGTATGAAGGCGAATATAGAGGCCAATGTATGGCGTGTTTTACTGGAAAATACCCAACAGAAATTTATCCAGATACAGTTCTTCCTCACGAAAAAGTACTAACTTAA
- the purM gene encoding phosphoribosylformylglycinamidine cyclo-ligase, which yields MANAYKQAGVDIEAGYEAVSRMKKHILKTGRPEVLGAIGGFGGMFDLSKMNVKEPVLISGTDGVGTKLMLAFMMDKHDTIGIDAVAMCVNDIVVQGAEPMFFLDYIACGKSSPEKIEAIVKGIADGCEQAGCALIGGETAEMPGMYDEEEYDLAGFTVGVAEKSKLVTGEAIKEGDVLIGLSSNGIHSNGYSLVRKILLEEAQLDLTNTYGECTSALGEELLRPTKIYVKPILSLLKQSQVNGMAHITGGGFDENIPRMLPSGLGAEVDFGSWPIPPIFDLIQAKGKLDKREMFSIFNMGIGMVLTMSEENMHEAIQLLEAAGEKAFLIGRVKAGEGVTYGGGALK from the coding sequence ATGGCGAATGCTTACAAACAAGCTGGAGTCGATATTGAAGCTGGCTATGAAGCGGTATCAAGAATGAAGAAGCATATATTAAAAACAGGCAGACCTGAGGTGCTAGGTGCAATTGGTGGCTTTGGTGGCATGTTTGATTTATCAAAAATGAATGTAAAAGAGCCAGTGCTTATTTCGGGAACAGACGGTGTAGGAACAAAGCTTATGCTCGCATTTATGATGGATAAGCACGACACGATTGGTATTGATGCTGTGGCAATGTGTGTAAATGATATCGTTGTACAAGGTGCAGAACCGATGTTTTTCCTAGATTACATCGCTTGCGGTAAATCCTCTCCTGAGAAGATAGAAGCGATTGTGAAGGGTATTGCAGATGGCTGCGAGCAAGCTGGTTGTGCTTTAATCGGTGGCGAAACTGCAGAAATGCCTGGCATGTATGACGAAGAAGAGTATGACCTGGCGGGTTTTACTGTCGGAGTTGCAGAGAAAAGTAAGCTTGTTACAGGTGAAGCTATTAAAGAGGGGGATGTCCTAATAGGTCTATCCTCAAACGGCATTCATAGTAATGGTTATTCACTTGTAAGAAAAATATTATTAGAAGAAGCTCAGCTTGATTTAACGAATACTTATGGTGAATGTACTTCAGCACTTGGAGAAGAATTATTACGTCCTACTAAAATATATGTCAAACCAATTTTATCCTTGTTAAAACAAAGTCAAGTAAATGGCATGGCACATATTACTGGCGGGGGGTTTGACGAAAATATTCCCCGCATGCTACCAAGCGGGTTAGGTGCAGAGGTAGATTTCGGATCATGGCCAATACCTCCTATATTTGATCTTATTCAAGCAAAAGGAAAGTTAGATAAAAGAGAAATGTTTTCGATTTTTAACATGGGGATTGGTATGGTGTTGACGATGAGTGAAGAAAATATGCACGAAGCCATTCAATTGTTAGAAGCAGCTGGCGAAAAAGCATTTCTAATCGGTAGGGTAAAAGCAGGTGAAGGTGTAACGTACGGTGGAGGAGCACTAAAATGA
- the purN gene encoding phosphoribosylglycinamide formyltransferase has product MKNIAVFASGSGTNFQAIVDAVYNGHLEANVKLLVCDKPHAKVIRRAQQANVNVFSFSPKDYDNKESFEQEIVAMLKENDVDFIVLAGYMRLVGSTLLSAYGGNIVNIHPSLLPAFPGKDAIGQAFRAGAAKTGVTVHYVDEGMDTGPVIAQEEFHIHAGETIESIEQRIHQIEHQFYPSTLQKIFAETNNMSK; this is encoded by the coding sequence ATGAAAAATATAGCTGTATTTGCCTCAGGGAGTGGCACAAATTTTCAAGCGATTGTCGACGCCGTTTATAACGGACATCTTGAGGCTAATGTAAAACTACTTGTGTGTGACAAACCACATGCGAAAGTTATACGACGCGCACAGCAAGCTAATGTTAATGTTTTTTCTTTTTCACCAAAAGATTATGATAATAAAGAATCATTTGAGCAAGAAATCGTTGCAATGCTTAAAGAAAATGATGTGGATTTCATTGTGCTGGCAGGTTATATGCGCTTAGTTGGTAGCACGTTGCTTTCTGCGTACGGTGGGAACATTGTTAACATTCACCCTTCTTTATTACCAGCTTTCCCAGGCAAAGATGCTATTGGTCAAGCATTCAGAGCTGGGGCAGCCAAGACGGGAGTAACGGTTCATTACGTTGATGAAGGAATGGATACAGGCCCTGTTATTGCTCAAGAAGAATTTCACATACATGCAGGCGAGACGATTGAAAGTATTGAGCAACGAATTCATCAAATTGAGCATCAATTTTATCCAAGCACTTTACAAAAAATTTTTGCAGAAACGAATAACATGAGTAAATAG